One Silene latifolia isolate original U9 population chromosome 4, ASM4854445v1, whole genome shotgun sequence DNA segment encodes these proteins:
- the LOC141653733 gene encoding histone H4 has translation MSGRGKGGKGLGKGGAKRHRKVLRDNIQGITKPAIRRLARRGGVKRISGLIYEETRGVLKIFLENVIRDAVTYTEHARRKTVTAMDVVYALKRQGRTLYGFGG, from the coding sequence atgtcaGGAAGAGGTAAGGGAGGTAAGGGTTTGGGAAAGGGAGGAGCAAAGAGGCACAGGAAAGTGTTGAGGGATAACATTCAGGGCATCACCAAACCTGCCATTCGCCGTCTTGCTCGTCGTGGTGGTGTCAAGCGTATCAGCGGCCTCATTTACGAGGAGACTCGTGGTGTTCTTAAGATCTTTTTGGAGAATGTAATCCGTGATGCTGTTACCTACACTGAGCATGCTCGTCGTAAGACTGTCACTGCTATGGATGTTGTCTATGCTCTTAAGAGGCAGGGCCGTACTCTCTATGGCTTTGGTGGCTAG
- the LOC141653732 gene encoding protein NLP6-like, whose product MSEAATTETATTNKSPFHQQQHQPLPFPFPFSRTRDNNNNTTINSSSNLYVNLEGTTAAATTTFMDLDFGDLDASWSFDQIATSPLLISTSDHPSSPLWAFSDDPRKPPSDFSRFSPSCNLEPVPENGMNNGQLNGFGSGAGGGGVAADDEEDDNKKKIPAPFMGFTPLENLDMPYYIKERMTQALRYFKESTEQHQILAQIWAPVRSGNRYMLTTSGQPFVLGPHSNGLNQYRTVSLMYMFAVDGENDVTLGLPGRVFRQKLPEWTPDVQYYSSKEYPRVDHAKHYNVRGTLALPVFEPSGQSCVGVLELIMTSQKINYAPEVDKVCKALEAVNLRSSEILDHPNIQICNEGRQNALSEILEVLTEVCETYKLPLAQTWIPCRHRSVLAYGGGIKKSCSSFDGSCMGRVCMSTTDVAFYVVDAHMWGFREACAEHHLQKGQGVAGRAFSSHGLSFCRDISQFCKTDYPLVHYARMFRLRGSFAICLRSKHTGDDDYVLEFFLPSTITDSAEQLKLLDSILVTMKEDLQNLMVASGNKLEEERKLMKIIEVSTDNDQDLQIEPNLSSKHPSVLETINGVLPLINNSQPQLMVETDAPNGARNVAAVNGSHNAVSPTVKKEGKKTSERKRGKAEKQISLDVLQQYFAGSLKDAAKSLGVCPTTMKRICRQHGISRWPSRKINKVNRSLTKLKRVIESVQGADGSFSLTSLAQPTIPVPVGSISWPAGVNGTCQQLSPASQPTDVPDERSEMPPYEPRIDGQIRSRGSSREERINEQNCFGSKAGSGSREVSTGTSTSHGSCHGSPGTESNLPTGNFVPSYYEQAGNSTGLMFRQNGAYSIPDALLGGHSQEAFGEMLLEDAGSSKDLRNIGRSGADGNVNEVVPEAGWINLSCPSPSSRIATSPIGMTPRYSVRQDMKTVTIKATFREDIIRFRFSLASNIVELREEVAKRLKLEVGTFEIKYLDDDHEWVLIACDSDLQECLDISRSSGSGMIRLLIQDILGNLGSSCESSGE is encoded by the exons atgtCCGAAGCAGCAACAACAGAAACAGCAACAACTAATAAGTCACCATttcatcaacaacaacatcagcctcttccttttccttttcccttTTCTAGAACACGTGACAACAACAATAACACTACtattaatagtagtagtaatttGTATGTGAATCTAGAAGGGACAACAGCAGCAGCAACGACGACTTTCATGGACCTTGATTTTGGGGATCTTGATGCTTCTTGGTCATTTGACCAGATCGCTACTTCTCCTCTTCTTATTTCTACTTCTGACCATCCTTCTTCTCCTCTTTGGGCTTTCTCTGATGACCCCCGCAAACCCCCTTCTGACTTCTCCCGCTTTTCTCCTTCCT GTAATCTAGAACCGGTTCCTGAAAACGGAATGAACAATGGCCAACTGAATGGTTTTGGTAGTGgtgctggtggtggtggtgttgccgCGGACGATGAGGAGGATGATAATAAGAAGAAGATTCCAGCACCATTCATGGGGTTTACTCCCCTCGAGAACTTGGATATGCCCTATTACATTAAAGAGAGGATGACGCAGGCGCTTAGGTACTTCAAAGAATCCACCGAACAGCATCAGATTTTAGCTCAAATTTGGGCACCCGTTAGGAGTGGAAACCGCTATATGCTTACGACTTCAGGCCAACCCTTTGTCCTAGGCCCACATAGTAATGGCTTGAATCAGTACAGGACCGTGTCTTTGATGTACATGTTTGCTGTTGACGGGGAAAACGATGTCACCCTCGGCCTACCTGGTCGCGTGTTTCGGCAAAAGTTGCCAGAGTGGACCCCAGATGTGCAATATTATTCGAGTAAAGAATATCCGAGGGTTGATCATGCCAAGCATTATAATGTGAGAGGTACCTTAGCTTTGCCCGTGTTTGAACCTTCAGGTCAGTCCTGTGTTGGTGTTCTTGAACTCATTATGACTTCACAGAAGATCAATTACGCTCCTGAGGTTGACAAAGTTTGCAAAGCTCTTGAG GCAGTTAATCTGAGGAGTTCAGAAATACTAGATCACCCTAACATCCAG ATCTGCAATGAAGGTCGACAAAACGCACTTTCAGAAATCTTGGAAGTATTAACAGAGGTATGTGAAACATATAAGTTGCCCCTGGCTCAGACTTGGATTCCTTGCAGGCATCGGAGTGTTCTGGCCTACGGCGGTGGTATCAAGAAAAGTTGCTCCAGCTTTGATGGAAGTTGTATGGGACGAGTATGCATGTCAACCACTGATGTAGCATTCTATGTTGTAGATGCTCATATGTGGGGCTTCCGGGAGGCCTGTGCTGAGCATCATCTTCAGAAAGGCCAGGGTGTTGCAGGGAGGGCCTTTTCATCCCATGGCCTGTCTTTTTGCAGAGATATTTCACAATTCTGTAAAACGGATTACCCGCTGGTGCATTATGCTCGGATGTTCAGGTTAAGGGGCAGTTTCGCCATCTGTTTGAGAAGCAAACACACTGGGGATGATGATTATGTTCTTGAGTTCTTTTTGCCTTCTACCATAACTGACAGTGCGGAGCAGCTGAAGTTGCTGGATTCAATTTTGGTAACTATGAAGGAGGATCTCCAAAATCTCATGGTTGCTTCTGGAAACAAACTGGAAGAGGAAAGAAAACTAATGAAAATCATTGAAGTATCTACTGATAATGATCAAGATTTACAGATTGAGCCTAATTTGTCGAGTAAACATCCATCTGTGCTAGAGACGATAAATGGTGTTCTGCCACTTATAAATAATTCCCAGCCACAGTTGATGGTAGAAACAGATGCTCCCAATGGTGCAAGGAATGTTGCCGCCGTTAACGGAAGCCACAATGCAGTTTCTCCTACAGTAAAGAAAGAGGGCAAAAAAACATCTGAAAGAAAGCGCGGTAAAGCTGAAAAACAAATTAGCTTGGATGTTCTTCAACAATATTTTGCTGGGAGTCTTAAAGATGCTGCCAAAAGCCTTGGAG TGTGCCCAACAACTATGAAGCGCATCTGTAGGCAGCACGGGATATCTCGATGGCCATCCCGGAAAATCAACAAGGTGAACCGCTCCCTGACGAAGCTCAAGCGTGTGATTGAGTCAGTGCAAGGTGCTGACGGATCATTTAGCCTGACTTCTCTTGCTCAACCTACCATCCCTGTCCCTGTTGGCTCTATTTCATGGCCTGCTGGTGTGAATGGGACCTGCCAGCAACTATCACCAGCATCTCAACCTACTGATGTACCCGATGAGAGAAGCGAAATGCCGCCCTATGAACCAAGAATTGATGGGCAGATTAGGAGTAGGGGATCTAGTCGCGAAGAGAGGATAAATGAGCAGAATTGCTTTGGTTCTAAAGCCGGGAGTGGGTCTCGGGAGGTGAGCACTGGCACATCAACTTCTCACGGATCATGCCACGGGAGCCCGGGAACTGAAAGCAACCTACCAACTGGAAATTTTGTCCCGAGCTATTATGAACAAGCGGGTAATTCAACCGGTTTAATGTTTCGACAAAATGGGGCTTACTCGATTCCAGATGCTCTCCTCGGTGGACATTCTCAAGAAGCCTTTGGGGAGATGCTTCTGGAAGATGCAGGAAGCTCAAAAGATCTAAGAAATATCGGCCGTTCAGGCGCTGACGGCAATGTAAATGAAGTCGTTCCAGAAGCAGGGTGGATCAACCTGTCTTGCCCGAGCCCATCTTCAAGAATAGCTACGAGTCCCATCGGTATGACACCCAGATATTCTGTTAGACAAGATATGAAGACGGTAACCATAAAAGCCACATTTAGAGAAGACATAATCCGGTTTAGGTTCTCCCTGGCTTCCAACATTGTCGAGTTGAGAGAGGAGGTGGCTAAGAGGCTTAAACTGGAAGTGGGAACCTTCGAGATTAAGTATCTGGATGACGATCATGAGTGGGTCCTGATAGCTTGCGATTCTGACCTGCAAGAATGCTTAGATATATCGAGATCGTCAGGCAGTGGTATGATTAGACTGTTGATTCAAGACATATTGGGTAATCTGGGTAGCTCATGTGAAAGCTCGGGGGAATGA